One Natator depressus isolate rNatDep1 chromosome 13, rNatDep2.hap1, whole genome shotgun sequence genomic region harbors:
- the LOC141997145 gene encoding uncharacterized protein LOC141997145: MPRGSGAEVPGNLRLQESGPGVVKPGETLTLTCTVTGGTVTSSYGWNWIRQAPGQGLEWMGYWTGSTSYNPSLQGRITITADSSNTKYYLRLGSLTAADTGTYYCARDTVTRSTAGTSKKGGSCFHTDMWETLTLTCTISGPSSDTLSSSCCWWTWIRQEPGKGLEWMGDVSKEGTTHYAPSLQSRVTISAEPAKNQFSLQLRSLAAADTAKYYCVRKCTRTMNSLLLPLLLLALAPGVLSQLRLQESGPGVVKPGETLTLTCTVTGGTVTSSYYWSWVRQAPGQGLEWMGYWTGGTSYNPSLQGRITITADSSNTKYYLRLGSLTAADTGTYYCARHSDPEQSRDPY; encoded by the exons ATGCCTAGGGGATCCGGAGCAGAAGTTCCAGGTAAT CTCCGGCTCCAGGAGTCCGGCCCGGGGGTGGTGAAGCCCGGAGAGACCCTCACACTCACCTGCACTGTCACCGGGGGCACCGTCACCAGCAGCTACGGGTGGAACTGGATACGCCAGGCTCCGGGCCAAGGGCTGGAGTGGATGGGATACTGGACCGGGAGCACAAGCTACAACCCGTCTCTCCAAGGCCGAATCACCATCACCGCGGATTCTTCCAACACCAAGTATTATCTGCGGCTGGGCTCGCTGACAGCTGCAGACACCGGCACCTATTACTGCGCCAGAGACACAGTGACCCGGAGCACAGCAGGGACTAGTAAAAAAGGGGGAAGCTGTTTCCATACAGACATGTGGG AGACCCTGACACTCACATGCACCATCTCGGGTCCGTCCAGTGACACCCTCTCCAGTTCTTGCTGCTGGTGGACCTGGATCCGGCAGGAACCCGGGAAAGGGCTGGAATGGATGGGAGATGTATCCAAAGAAGGGACAACACACTATGCCCCGTCTCTCCAAAGCCGAGTCACCATCTCTGCAGAGCCTGCCAAGAACcagttctccctgcagctccgctccctggcagctgcagacACCGCCAAGTATTACTGTGTTAGGaaatgcaca CGCACAATGaactctctgctcctccccctgctcctcctggctctggccccgG GTGTCCTGTCCCAGCTCCGGCTCCAGGAGTCCGGCCCGGGGGTGGTGAAGCCCGGAGAGACCCTCACACTCACCTGCACTGTCACCGGGGGCACCGTCACCAGCAGCTACTATTGGAGCTGGGTACGCCAGGCTCCGGGCCAAGGGCTGGAGTGGATGGGATACTGGACCGGGGGCACAAGCTACAACCCGTCTCTCCAAGGCCGAATCACCATCACCGCGGATTCTTCCAACACCAAGTATTATCTGCGGCTGGGCTCGCTGACAGCTGCAGACACCGGCACCTATTACTGCGCCAGACACAGTGACCCGGAGCAAAGCAGGGACCCGTACTAA